One Fusobacterium nucleatum genomic window carries:
- a CDS encoding dipeptide/oligopeptide/nickel ABC transporter ATP-binding protein produces the protein MINNEILFEVNGITKSYKEKGLFKKKIKKVLNDVSFSLKKGECLGIIGESGSGKSTLGRLLIGLEKPDSGEIKFQDKDIHKEANQISRKELSIVFQDYFSSVNPRFKVADIIAEPLKLNTNLSSSDLRKELEKLVVDVGLKVEFLDRYAHELSGGQLQRVCIARAISTKPKFIMLDEAVSSLDISTQVEILNLLQELKKSYSLSYIFVTHDLLTLTYICDSVIFFKEGRIVEKVDSLEKLCEVKDDYSKALLDAVIEF, from the coding sequence CATATAAAGAAAAAGGACTTTTTAAAAAGAAAATAAAAAAAGTTCTAAATGATGTTTCTTTTTCTTTAAAAAAAGGAGAATGTTTAGGAATAATTGGAGAGAGTGGAAGTGGAAAAAGTACACTAGGAAGACTTTTAATAGGACTTGAAAAACCAGACAGTGGTGAAATAAAATTTCAAGATAAAGATATTCATAAAGAAGCTAATCAAATTTCAAGAAAGGAATTGAGTATAGTTTTTCAAGATTATTTCTCTTCTGTTAATCCAAGATTTAAGGTTGCAGATATTATAGCAGAACCTTTAAAATTAAATACAAATTTATCTTCTAGCGATTTGAGAAAAGAACTAGAAAAATTAGTAGTTGATGTAGGTTTAAAAGTTGAATTTTTAGATAGATATGCCCATGAACTAAGTGGAGGACAACTTCAAAGAGTTTGTATTGCAAGAGCAATTTCAACAAAACCTAAATTCATAATGCTTGATGAGGCAGTTAGTTCTCTTGATATTTCAACCCAAGTTGAAATTTTAAACCTTCTACAAGAGTTAAAAAAATCTTATTCACTATCATATATTTTTGTAACTCATGACTTATTGACACTAACTTATATTTGTGATAGTGTAATATTTTTTAAAGAAGGAAGAATTGTAGAGAAAGTGGATAGTTTAGAAAAATTATGTGAAGTAAAAGATGATTATTCAAAAGCATTGCTTGATGCAGTAATAGAATTTTAA